The DNA segment CAAAATCAATGACCACGGAATATAACCCTGGTTGATTTGTCATATAAGTTATGCCGGTTGCTCCATTTATTTTGACGTTGTCTTTATACCATTGGTGCGAATTTCCGGCCGCTGAACTAAGTGTTGTAAGATTCCCTCCTGAACAAAAAGGGTTTCCCAAACTGGAGGATATGGCTCCCGATGTTCCTCCGGCAACTTGAGAAACCGTTACGATATTGGAACGAGAATTAGAATCGGTACAAGAAGCATAATCAATGGCGACATAATAGGTGCCTGCCGTGTTTACTGATAATGTTGGCCCAGTTTGTCCGGCAATAACAGACGTTCCATTGTACCATTTGTACTTTATGTTCGGATAATTTGCCGGCGAGGAGTTTTGTATGTTTGGCGTTGGGTTGTCTATTGATAAAGTAACATTTCCGCCCGTGCAAATAGTGGCGGTTGATAGTCTGTTGTTAATATAATAAACGTCTTCAAATGGCTTGAAATATGCCGGAAAGGAGGACAAAGTGCCGCTCGTGTTATTGGGGTCTTTTATGGAAAAATTACCACTTGCGAATCCCGTGGAACTTTTGACTCTCAACTTGTAATTTTCCGATCCAACTAAATTTGTGGGCACTGCAAATGTTATCGTTTTTTGGCTAGTCGTTACATCGGTTACGGACAAGGTTGTCGTACTAACGGGATTGGTGAAACTTCCTAAATTATCTGAAAGCTGGACTTCAAAAGTAGTGGATGCCGGAAAACCTCCATAATTGAATGTGGCATCAAATTGATTAAAACTACCCGCACAAATTTTACTGAAAACTAACGTTTGAGGAGCGATGGTTTGACTATGAATTGTTGTGGTTAAAGACAAAACCAAATACAAAAAACAATAAAAATATTTATTTACAATGGAAATCTTCATCAACTAAAATAGTTACTTAGCCGCAATTTAAATAAATATTTTTTTTATAAAAATTACGGCTCAATTATTACAAAAACGTTCATCTTTCTTTGTTTTTATTTAATCTTCGCTTGAAACTTGTATTCCACCTATACGTAATCTAAAATCTGGCCTTTTTTCATTCATGAAATCAATAAAAGTCACATTGTTCTCGGCTTTGGAATAGACATTGGCAAAAGCGGCATTCCCGTACCAACTTTCTAAATCTTCGTTGTTAGAATTGTCCGCCACAAAAATATTTCCCTTGCATAAATTGAAATACATATGTTCCAATTTTATTTTCTTTAGATTTTCATCATTAATATAGATTGCTCTATCCAACAAGATTGCTGGATTAAAACCAGAGATTACACTTTTCTTGAAATCGATCGAAGCATTTTCGGCAATGTAAACGCCCTCTTTAATTAGGCCTGATTCTGTATCGGCTTTGACATTTTCGCTGTTGTTGACCAATGTTAAATTTCTTGCCGTAACAAAAGTTTGCTTTTTGGTAAAATCAACTTCTTCTTTTTTATTATAGGAAAGCACATTCAAACAACGAGAACCCGCGCTGTTTGTCAAATAAGAAGAACGAATGGCCAATGAATTTTCGATATAGCATTGTGTGCCATAATTAAATTTAAAATCGTCGCTGCTTGATTTAAAAGAAATCATCTTGTTCAATTTGACATCTCCTCCCAGTATTTCATAAGAATCGCCGGCACATTGACTCACCATTACATTCTCAAATATGGTTTTGTTGCCCACTCCTGCCAATAACAAGGCATTAAAATTATCGCCACCTTTTACTTTTGCTCCTGCAAATTCTATTCTCACAAATCTTAAAATTCCAGAATTACCGGCTAGATTATTCCCTCCATAAGCTGATAAAATAGCATCTGTATCAAAATTTACCGAAGAAATATTCCCAAATTTATTGGTCGGCCCTTCGCCAAGAATAATTATCCCTCCCCAGTCACCCGATTTTCTAACGGCTTTGTTGGAAGTAAAAACGATCGGGTCAGTTTCGATGCCATCCGCAACTATTGAAGCTCCTTTGGTAATAATAAGAGAAGCTTTAGACTCATAATCTCCCATTATCACTGTCCCGGGTTCAATTGTCAAAGTGGCATTGTTTGTTACATAAACATTGCCTTGCAATAGATATACATTTTTTTTATACAACTTGGTGTTTACAATAATGTTACCAGTCAAAATCTGGTTTACCTCATCATAAACAACTTTATTGGGCTTAAATTCAGTCCA comes from the Flavobacterium limnophilum genome and includes:
- a CDS encoding gliding motility-associated C-terminal domain-containing protein; the protein is MKISIVNKYFYCFLYLVLSLTTTIHSQTIAPQTLVFSKICAGSFNQFDATFNYGGFPASTTFEVQLSDNLGSFTNPVSTTTLSVTDVTTSQKTITFAVPTNLVGSENYKLRVKSSTGFASGNFSIKDPNNTSGTLSSFPAYFKPFEDVYYINNRLSTATICTGGNVTLSIDNPTPNIQNSSPANYPNIKYKWYNGTSVIAGQTGPTLSVNTAGTYYVAIDYASCTDSNSRSNIVTVSQVAGGTSGAISSSLGNPFCSGGNLTTLSSAAGNSHQWYKDNVKINGATGITYMTNQPGLYSVVIDFGGCNNTYSIDLKDFEITSSINISETSVIIDGETKNVVVTTNAVNPTFAWYKNDILISGIQGNTYGVTSEGNYKVAITQNSGCVLVDEILFDVNSVVDSNVVDIPNLISPNSDGINDTWVIPQEYSAGSNTEVMIMSATGEVVFSSNNYLNNWPESPIDFKSVNPVYYYIIKTQGGKEKKGSITLVK